Proteins from a genomic interval of Haemorhous mexicanus isolate bHaeMex1 chromosome Z, bHaeMex1.pri, whole genome shotgun sequence:
- the ALDH7A1 gene encoding alpha-aminoadipic semialdehyde dehydrogenase, with protein MLGLRRAFAALLPLPRAGSPPAAAMSTLLISQERYAWLRELGLQEENPGVYNGRWGGRGQVVTTYCPANNEPIASVRQGNLEDYEETVKKAKEAWKVWADIPAPKRGEVVRQIGDALRQKIKVLGSLVSLEMGKIFVEGVGEVQEYVDVCDYAVGLSRMIGGPILPSERPGHALIEQWNPVGLVGVITAFNFPVAVYGWNSAIAMICGNACLWKGAPTTSLVSVAVTKIIAKVLEDNKLPGAICSLVCGGADIGTAMARDERMDLLSFTGSTKVGKQVALMVQERFGRSLLELGGNNAIIVFEDADLNLVIPSALFAAVGTAGQRCTTARRLFLHESIHDEVVAKLAKAYAQVRIGDPWDSDTLYGPLHTKEAVKMFLDAVEQAKQQGGSVVCGGKVINRPGNYVEPTIVTGLPHNAPIVHTETFAPILYVLKFKEEEEVFAWNNEVKQGLSSSIFTKDLGRIFRWLGPKGSDCGIVNVNIPTSGAEIGGAFGGEKHTGGGRESGSDSWKLYMRRSTCTINYSKDLPLAQGIKFQ; from the exons ATGCTGGGGCTCCGCCGCGCCTTCGCTgcgctgctgccgctgccgaGGGCAGGGTCGCCGCCGGCCGCCGCCATGTCCACGCTGCTGATCAGCCAGGAGCGCTACGCGTGGCTgcgggagctggggctgcaggaggagaaccCGGGCGTGTACAACGGGCGCTGGGGCGGCCGCGGGCAG GTGGTGACCACGTACTGCCCCGCCAACAACGAGCCCATCGCCAGCGTCCGGCAG GGTAATTTGGAAGATTATGAAGAAACAGTAAAGAAGGCTAAAGAGGCATGGAAGGTCTGGGCTGAC ATCCCTGCACCTAAACGTGGAGAAGTAGTGCGACAGATTGGTGATGCCCTGAGACAAAAAATCAAAGTTCTAGGAAGCTTG GTGTCTTTAGAAATGGGAAAGATTTTTGTCGAGGGTGTTGGGGAAGTGCAGGAGTATGTTGATGTCTGTGACTATGCTGTTGGTTTGTCCCGAATGATTGGTGGACCTATTTTGCCTTCAGAAA GACCTGGCCATGCCCTTATAGAGCAGTGGAATCCTGTTGGGCTGGTGGGAGTCATCACAGCCTTCAACTTCCCCGTGGCAGTTTATGGGTGGAACAGTGCGATTGCAATGATCTGTGGAAATGCTTGCCTCTG gaAAGGTGCTCCTACAACATCCCTTGTTAGTGTTGCTGTTACAAA GATAATTGCCAAAGTCTTGGAGGATAACAAGTTGCCTGGAGCAATCTGCTCTCTGGTTTGTGGTGGAGCAGACATTGG GACAGCAATGGCGAGAGATGAGAGAATGGACCTCTTGTCCTTCACTGGCAGCACAAAAGTGGGCAAACAAGTAGCACTTATGGTTCAGGAGAGATTTG GTCGAAGCCTGCTGGAATTGGGAGGAAACAATGCCATTATTG tGTTTGAAGACGCAGATCTGAACCTTGTCATTCCTTCTGCTCTATTTGCTGCTGTGGGAACAGCAGGTCAGAGGTGTACAACTGCTAGAAGGCTG TTTCTCCATGAAAGCATCCATGATGAGGTGGTGGCAAAGCTTGCCAAGGCCTATGCCCAGGTCCGCATCGGTGATCCATGGGACT CTGACACTCTGTATGGGCCTCTTCATACCAAAGAAGCAGTGAAAATGTTCCTTGACGCAGTAGAACAGGCAAAACAACAAGGTGGCTCTGTGGTCTGTGGTGGAAAG GTTATAAATCGCCCTGGGAACTATGTTGAACCAACCATTGTGACTGGCCTTCCTCATAACGCGCCCATTGTCCACACTGAGACATTTGCCCCCATATTGTATGTGCTGAAATTTAAG gaggaagaggaggtttTTGCCTGGAATAATGAAGTAAAACAAGGTCTTTCCAGCAGTATCTTTACCAAGGATTTGGGAAGGATTTTCCGCTGGCTAGG GCCAAAGGGATCTGACTGTGGCATTGTGAATGTTAACATCCCAACCAGTGGAGCTGAGATTGGAGGTGCTTTTG GTGGTGAAAAGCATACAGGTGGGGGAAGAGAATCTGGAAGTGATTCATGGAAACTTTATATGAGGCGGTCTACTTG TACAATCAACTACAGCAAAGATTTGCCCTTGGCTCAAGGAATCAAGTTTCAGTAA